In Poecilia reticulata strain Guanapo linkage group LG17, Guppy_female_1.0+MT, whole genome shotgun sequence, the following proteins share a genomic window:
- the sirt6 gene encoding NAD-dependent protein deacylase sirtuin-6 produces the protein MEEKGESPHFDTTFEDARPSLTHMALLGLQRAGYLKYLISQNVDGLHVRSGFPRDKLSELHGNMFVEECEKCGRQYVREKVIGVMGLKPTGRYCEVVRSRGLRACRGKLISTILDWEDALPDRDLNRADDASRRADLALTLGTSMQIKPSGDLPLLTKRKGGKVVIVNLQPTKHDKHAHLRINGYVDDVMKQLMELLGLDIPKWEGPTVCESSTFSPETTADAKPPRGVSAKDKMQKDKIKEERKREATQPTEDAGVKDETISVKRERADFSAETDEKE, from the exons ATGGAAGAAAAGGGCGAGTCACCTCACTTCGATACCACATTTGAAGATGCCCGCCCCAGTTTGACTCACATGGCCCTCCTGGGACTGCAACGGGCAGGATACCTGAAATACCTCATCAGCCAGAATGTCGACGGGCTGCATGTTCGCTCAGGCTTCCCCAG GGATAAACTATCAGAGCTTCATGGAAACATGTTTGTGGAGGAATGCGAGAAGTGTGGCAG GCAGTACGTGAGGGAGAAGGTGATCGGTGTGATGGGGCTGAAACCGACAGGACGTTACTGCGAGGTGGTGCGGTCCAGAGGGCTGAGGGCCTGCag AGGAAAGCTGATCAGCACCATAYTGGATTGGGAGGATGCTCTGCCTGACAGAGACCTGAACAGAGCAGATGATGCAAGCAG ACGAGCAGACCTGGCACTGACTCTGGGCACGTCCATGCAGATCAAACCCAGTGGGGACCTCCCACTCCTCACAAAGCGCAAAGGAGGGAAAGTGGTTATAGTCAACTTGCAACCAACCAAACAT GACAAACACGCCCACCTGCGTATCAACGGTTACGTGGACGATGTCATGAAGcagctgatggagctgctgggtTTAGACATCCCAAAGTGGGAGGGACCCACCGTCTGCGAGAGCTCCACTTTCTCGCCCGAGACCACCGCTGACGCCAAGCCTCCTCGCGGCGTTTCTGCAAaggacaaaatgcaaaaggaCAAAATcaaggaggagaggaaaagggAAGCAACGCAGCCGACGGAGGACGCCGGYGTGAAAGACGAGACGATTTCAGTAAAGCGAGAGCGAGCAGATTTTTCCGCGGAGACAGACGAAAAGGAATAA